A genomic window from Silene latifolia isolate original U9 population chromosome Y, ASM4854445v1, whole genome shotgun sequence includes:
- the LOC141629622 gene encoding uncharacterized protein LOC141629622 — translation MPLNGILEVEVFDVWGIDYQGPFPSSKGNRYILVAIDYVSKWVEAIATPTNDVRAMINLFKKIIVSRFGVPIAVISDRRTHFREKQLDALLEKYGVYRRSGLAYHPQTSG, via the coding sequence ATGCCTTTAAATGGTATCTTAGAAGTGGAGGTATTCGATGTGTGGggtattgattatcaaggaccgtttCCTTCATCAAAAGGAAATCGGTATATTTTGGTCGCcattgattatgtctctaaatgggtagaggcaattgctactcccACCAATGATGTCCGTGCCATGATCAACTTATTCAAGAAGATCATAGTCTCGAGATTTGGAGTGCCAATAGCGGTTATTAGTGATCGTCGTACTCACTTTCgtgagaaacaacttgatgcttTATTAGAAAAATATGGGGTATACCGTAGAAGTGGCTTGGCTTACCATCCACAAACTAGTGGCTAA